In Zea mays cultivar B73 chromosome 7, Zm-B73-REFERENCE-NAM-5.0, whole genome shotgun sequence, the following proteins share a genomic window:
- the LOC100382031 gene encoding uncharacterized protein LOC100382031 encodes MESDASTSPRRRSTSCYSDSGDSSCSEPFSECGSDDLSFTPAAAAGIHRLLLSCAAEASEDAISSLVAELECPSQSLDSLRRAAMELRLLAKHNPDNRVRIAAAGGVRPLVRLLSHADPLLQEHGVTALLNLSICDENKATIVEAGAIRPLVHALKSAASPAARENAACALLRLSQLDGASAAAIGRAGAIPLLVSLLETGGARGKKDAATALYALCSGARENRQRAVETGAVRPLLDLMADPESGMVDKAAYVLHSLVSSGEGRAAAVEEGGIPVLVEMVEVGTSRQKEIATLSLLQICEDNAVYRTMVAREGAIPPLVALSQSSSARPKLKTKAESLIEMLRQPRSPSLRTRPAAVVAAE; translated from the exons ATGGAGTCGGACGCGTccacctccccgcggcggcgcagcACGAGCTGTTACAGCGACAGCGGCGATTCCTCCTGCTCCGAGCCCTTCAGCGAGTGCGGCAGCGACGACCTCTCCTtcacgcccgccgccgccgcgggcatCCACCGCCTGCTGCTCTCCTGCGCGGCCGAGGCGTCGGAGGACGCAATCTCCTCGCTCGTGGCCGAGCTGGAATGCCCGTCGCAGTCGCTGGACTCGCTCCGCCGCGCGGCGATGGAGCTCCGGCTGCTGGCCAAGCACAACCCGGACAACCGGGTCCGCATCGCCGCGGCGGGCGGCGTCCGCCCGCTCGTCAGGCTGCTGTCGCACGCGGACCCGCTGCTGCAGGAGCACGGCGTCACGGCGCTGCTCAACCTCTCCATCTGCGACGAGAACAAGGCGACCATCGTCGAGGCGGGCGCGATACGGCCGCTGGTGCACGCGCTCAAGTCCGCGGCGTCGCCCGCGGCGCGGGAGAACGCCGCGTGCGCGCTGCTCCGGCTGTCCCAGCTCGACGGCGCCTCCGCGGCCGCCATCGGCCGCGCTGGCGCCATCCCGCTGCTGGTCTCCCTGCTCGAGACCGGGGGCGCGCGGGGCAAGAAGGACGCCGCCACGGCGCTGTACGCGCTCTGCAGCGGCGCGCGCGAGAACCGGCAGCGCGCCGTGGAGACCGGCGCCGTGCGGCCCCTGCTGGACCTCATGGCCGACCCGGAGTCCGGCATGGTGGACAAAGCCGCGTACGTCCTCCACTCCCTGGTGAGCTCCGGCgagggccgcgccgccgccgtcgaggAAGGCGGCATCCCCGTCCTGGTCGAGATGGTGGAGGTCGGCACCTCGCGCCAGAAGGAGATCGCCACCCTCTCCCTCCTGCAGATCTGCGAGGACAACGCCGTCTACCGCACCATGGTCGCCCGCGAGGGCGCCATCCCGCCCCTCGTCGCCCTCTCCCAGTCCTCCTCCGCCCGCCCCAAGCTCAAAACCAAG GCGGAGTCGCTGATCGAGATGCTGCGGCAGCCGCGGAGCCCGAGCCTCCGCACGCGGCCAGCGGCAGTCGTTGCGGCGGAATGA